In Spiroplasma sp. SV19, one DNA window encodes the following:
- a CDS encoding MurR/RpiR family transcriptional regulator: protein MMIITYDKENQLTALQVQLVEKLNKDIQSVLELTINELADSLFINTSTLSRLIKKLGFENYSKFKVWVAGKYNNIKEFDIQEDNTTLHNVVDNIYKLHTYALDETYRNLKVNQLEKIIDTIHNSKRIVIWGITRHGLICDNLNLHLNVLKYNSTYLSNYYATIQIIETLEADDILILISKSLQDAEYHFLIEIATKRNVKIILLTINKEYKGPANLQKLTLENTEILNFYVDNPRYVSRLMLINIIFGMLIAKYHPTHNEEYQDYYLAIDEWHEYVKKMK, encoded by the coding sequence ATGATGATCATAACATATGACAAAGAAAATCAATTAACTGCATTGCAAGTTCAATTAGTTGAAAAATTAAACAAAGATATTCAAAGTGTTTTAGAATTAACCATCAACGAATTAGCTGACAGTCTTTTTATTAACACATCAACGTTAAGTCGGTTAATTAAAAAATTAGGTTTTGAAAATTATAGTAAATTTAAAGTATGAGTTGCTGGTAAATATAATAATATTAAAGAATTTGATATTCAAGAAGATAATACAACCTTACATAATGTTGTTGATAATATTTATAAGTTACATACTTATGCCTTGGATGAAACTTATCGGAATTTAAAAGTAAATCAATTAGAGAAAATCATTGATACAATTCATAATAGTAAACGAATTGTTATTTGAGGGATTACCAGGCATGGCTTAATATGTGATAACTTAAATCTCCATTTAAATGTTTTAAAATATAATTCAACTTATTTATCAAATTATTATGCGACAATTCAAATTATTGAAACACTTGAAGCAGATGACATCTTAATCTTAATTTCTAAAAGTTTACAAGACGCGGAATATCATTTTTTAATTGAAATTGCAACCAAACGAAATGTTAAAATTATTTTACTAACAATTAACAAAGAATATAAAGGACCCGCCAATTTACAAAAATTAACTTTAGAAAATACGGAAATCCTAAATTTTTATGTTGATAACCCCCGTTATGTTTCACGTTTAATGTTAATTAATATAATATTTGGGATGTTAATTGCCAAATACCATCCTACTCATAATGAAGAGTATCAAGATTATTACTTGGCAATTGACGAATGACATGAATATGTTAAAAAAATGAAATAA
- a CDS encoding DUF177 domain-containing protein: MIYTEADLIKQPIIAIETPLIITEELLAYSPNIKALNNVVIKGVIAYHSNLNAINIVATIIGEIIVEDARTLEHFRVPINIAWNDEYSFKFFKKSDINYLNEQNFDIIKYAWDEIIMNIPINLSRNSDKIISGDSTWQVFSEEEFAAYQATQVDSRWEQLHEKLVKTTKEGK, encoded by the coding sequence ATGATTTATACAGAAGCAGATTTGATCAAACAACCAATAATTGCAATTGAAACACCATTAATTATTACTGAGGAGCTACTAGCTTATTCACCAAACATTAAGGCTCTGAACAACGTTGTTATTAAAGGAGTTATTGCATATCATTCAAATCTTAATGCAATTAATATTGTCGCAACAATTATAGGAGAAATTATCGTTGAAGATGCTCGAACTTTAGAGCATTTTAGGGTACCAATTAATATCGCATGAAACGATGAATATAGTTTTAAATTTTTTAAAAAAAGTGATATTAATTATTTAAATGAGCAAAACTTTGATATAATAAAATATGCGTGAGATGAAATAATTATGAATATTCCTATTAATTTATCAAGAAATAGTGATAAAATAATTAGTGGTGATTCAACTTGACAAGTTTTTTCAGAAGAGGAATTTGCAGCATATCAAGCCACACAAGTGGATTCACGATGAGAACAATTACACGAAAAATTGGTTAAAACAACAAAGGAGGGGAAATAA
- the rpmF gene encoding 50S ribosomal protein L32, with amino-acid sequence MAVPFRKTSKQAKRKRRTHFKLVGATLIACKNCGATIKPHRVCRECGYYKDKEVIRVD; translated from the coding sequence ATGGCCGTACCATTTCGCAAAACATCCAAACAGGCAAAAAGAAAACGCCGTACCCATTTTAAATTAGTTGGGGCAACTTTAATAGCATGTAAAAACTGTGGGGCAACAATTAAGCCACACCGAGTTTGTCGTGAATGTGGATATTATAAAGATAAAGAAGTTATTAGGGTTGATTAA
- the mraZ gene encoding division/cell wall cluster transcriptional repressor MraZ: protein MALLGTYNHTLDDKGRLTIPSKMREQFKDEKVFISLGFDGCIDVRNEAEWLKWTEKVASTGQATPEGRALTRKIMSMSDETTFDNAGRIKISSILQTKASISKDVVIIGNNDHLELWDPQVWESYIDQAPGMEEAAKNFEEKI, encoded by the coding sequence ATGGCATTATTAGGAACTTACAACCATACTTTAGATGATAAAGGAAGATTAACAATTCCTTCTAAAATGCGAGAGCAATTTAAAGATGAAAAAGTCTTTATATCTCTTGGTTTTGATGGTTGTATTGATGTTCGTAATGAAGCAGAGTGATTGAAGTGAACAGAAAAAGTTGCTTCAACAGGACAAGCCACACCCGAAGGACGGGCATTGACACGGAAAATTATGTCAATGTCTGATGAAACTACTTTCGATAATGCGGGGCGAATTAAAATCTCGTCCATTTTACAAACTAAAGCAAGTATTAGTAAAGATGTTGTTATTATTGGAAATAACGATCACTTGGAGTTATGAGATCCGCAAGTTTGAGAAAGTTATATTGACCAAGCACCAGGAATGGAAGAAGCGGCGAAGAATTTCGAGGAAAAAATTTAA
- the rsmH gene encoding 16S rRNA (cytosine(1402)-N(4))-methyltransferase RsmH codes for MEFKHQSVLLQEAITGLNIVPNGIYVDCTLGRAGHSLAILKHLSAGKLYCFEQDEEAIVASQQILQQSNYRNYEIIKNNFVNLAAELQLRQVKAVNGILYDLGVSSPQLDDDKRGFSYRYDSILDMRMNQDQVLTAQTVINTYSAMALAKVFQEYGEEPFAKVIAKNIVTARAEQTIETTFQLVTIIKKSLPQKVLRKAKHPAKRIFQALRIEVNQELSVLQASLEQAVKLLAVKGRLVVISFHSLEDRIVKKYFQTLTQDPNYEINQQLPTISYFESNYQIITKKAVVPAADEQTLNPRSTSAKLRILERVK; via the coding sequence ATGGAATTTAAACATCAAAGTGTTTTATTGCAAGAAGCTATTACTGGATTAAATATTGTTCCCAATGGGATTTATGTTGATTGCACCTTGGGGCGCGCTGGTCATAGTCTTGCAATTTTAAAACACTTATCAGCTGGAAAACTATATTGTTTTGAACAAGATGAGGAAGCAATTGTTGCTTCCCAGCAAATTTTACAACAAAGTAATTATCGTAATTATGAAATTATTAAAAATAACTTTGTTAATTTAGCAGCTGAATTACAGTTACGTCAAGTAAAAGCGGTCAATGGGATTTTATATGATCTTGGAGTTTCCTCCCCACAGTTAGATGACGACAAACGGGGGTTTAGTTACCGTTATGATAGTATCTTAGACATGCGGATGAATCAAGACCAAGTGTTAACAGCGCAAACAGTTATTAATACTTATTCTGCTATGGCGTTAGCAAAAGTTTTTCAAGAGTATGGTGAAGAACCTTTTGCAAAAGTTATCGCAAAAAATATTGTAACAGCTCGTGCTGAACAAACAATTGAAACCACCTTTCAATTAGTGACAATTATTAAAAAAAGTTTACCGCAGAAGGTCTTAAGAAAAGCGAAACATCCGGCAAAGCGAATTTTTCAAGCATTACGGATTGAAGTAAATCAAGAATTATCTGTTTTACAAGCGTCATTAGAACAAGCAGTAAAATTACTCGCTGTTAAAGGGCGACTGGTGGTAATTTCGTTTCATTCGTTAGAAGACCGGATTGTTAAAAAGTATTTTCAAACTTTAACACAAGACCCAAATTATGAAATTAATCAACAATTACCAACGATATCATATTTTGAAAGTAATTATCAAATTATTACTAAAAAAGCCGTTGTCCCAGCGGCCGATGAACAAACGCTTAATCCGCGCAGTACGAGTGCAAAATTGCGAATATTAGAACGGGTGAAATAA
- a CDS encoding cell division protein FtsA: MDYKLKEVYAVLEIKNYSFSFMVGVYSESQIKVLYKRHLEYRFCDNGVIIDEKNVAKELANLIKDANRQLGIEIERVAITVPANNMTIKTSTKMLNLTHNRLITKNDIDSLITLAKEVPLLDDETAFFIRPYRYILNEQKALSAPPIGQAAHKVSIKAIVYVTKKQIIQSIFATLKYAKIEIMGILPEGFSFAWNLASPVDLQNGITIIDWDHDSIKAYVFVRETLCDQIIIPGGIKKIINRLRHVLNCDNKQALKYLYKIINLNNNSKDNLIIYSKYDQQQQKQLNFTHHDLKRIVHHVLNEEMETLNEKLANSLGRYNYPMVVIGEILRISGFKETLLALNKDRNISVYTSPTLGAKETWTTGLLGNIYYQHLANKVSATNVQSVDHRYIRYLNNNLDKKGRMLPHEGGGEQPVMPGGAPQGVVNLNNQHLNGSQQYQQKYYQNIK; this comes from the coding sequence ATGGACTATAAACTAAAAGAAGTTTATGCTGTGTTAGAAATCAAAAATTACAGTTTTAGTTTTATGGTTGGTGTTTATAGTGAATCACAAATTAAAGTGCTCTATAAAAGACATCTTGAATATCGCTTTTGTGATAATGGGGTCATTATTGATGAAAAAAATGTTGCAAAAGAATTAGCGAATTTAATTAAAGATGCCAATCGCCAATTAGGAATTGAAATTGAACGGGTTGCAATTACAGTTCCGGCTAATAATATGACAATTAAAACTTCAACCAAAATGCTAAATTTAACACATAATCGTCTGATTACAAAAAATGATATTGATTCATTAATTACTTTAGCAAAAGAAGTACCATTATTAGATGATGAAACGGCTTTCTTTATTAGACCATATCGTTACATCCTCAATGAACAAAAAGCATTATCAGCGCCACCAATAGGGCAGGCGGCGCATAAAGTAAGTATTAAGGCAATTGTATATGTAACAAAAAAACAAATTATTCAAAGTATTTTTGCTACTTTAAAATATGCCAAAATAGAAATTATGGGTATCCTTCCAGAAGGGTTTAGTTTTGCATGGAATCTTGCTTCGCCAGTTGATTTGCAGAACGGGATTACAATTATTGATTGAGATCATGACAGTATTAAAGCTTATGTCTTTGTGCGTGAGACTTTATGTGACCAAATTATTATTCCGGGTGGAATTAAAAAAATTATTAATCGGTTACGTCATGTCTTAAATTGTGATAATAAGCAAGCACTAAAATATTTATATAAAATCATTAATCTAAATAATAATAGTAAAGATAATTTAATTATTTATAGTAAATACGATCAACAACAACAAAAACAATTGAATTTTACCCATCATGATTTAAAACGGATTGTTCATCATGTTTTAAATGAAGAAATGGAAACCTTGAATGAAAAATTGGCAAATAGCTTAGGGCGCTATAATTATCCAATGGTTGTTATTGGTGAAATTTTACGAATTAGTGGGTTTAAAGAAACCTTATTAGCGTTAAATAAAGACCGCAATATTTCGGTTTATACTTCTCCAACATTAGGGGCAAAAGAAACATGAACGACTGGTTTATTAGGAAATATTTATTATCAACATTTAGCTAATAAAGTTAGTGCAACCAATGTGCAATCAGTTGATCATCGTTATATTCGTTATCTAAATAATAACCTTGATAAAAAAGGACGTATGTTACCACACGAAGGAGGGGGCGAACAACCAGTAATGCCCGGGGGTGCTCCACAAGGGGTCGTGAATCTTAATAACCAACATTTAAATGGTTCACAACAATATCAACAAAAATATTACCAAAATATTAAATAA
- the ftsZ gene encoding cell division protein FtsZ → MDNFDNYEQVASIKVIGIGGAGNNAVNRMIEAGVQGVEFIVANTDAQIISVSKSKNKIVLGKETSKGLGAGANPDVGRQAAIESAEEIKEALKGADMVFVAAGMGGGTGTGAAPIIAKIAKEQGALTVGIITTPFSFEGRARNSYAIQGTEELRKHVDSLIIISNDRLLEVIGGVPLKDSFKEADNILRQGVQTITDLIAVPSLINLDFADIKTVMKSKGNALFGIGIGSGKDKAIEAANKAIISPLLEASIRGAKDAIINVTGGNTLTLNDANDAVDIVKQAIGGEVNIIFGTAVNEHLDDEMIVTVIATGFDEDENFINPDNNYRASMEEFEEPTAKGSSRTTGADDDEEDQEVVRKRPSYFNSLQENAGRETANANRRINAWKEHVNENNRSADNDNDDDDDDLPPFVRRSW, encoded by the coding sequence ATGGACAATTTTGATAATTATGAACAAGTTGCGTCGATAAAAGTGATTGGAATCGGTGGAGCTGGTAATAATGCTGTTAATAGAATGATTGAAGCTGGTGTCCAGGGAGTTGAATTTATTGTTGCGAATACTGATGCCCAAATTATTAGTGTTTCAAAATCAAAAAATAAAATTGTATTAGGAAAAGAAACATCAAAAGGGCTTGGAGCAGGTGCTAATCCTGATGTTGGTCGACAAGCCGCAATTGAGTCAGCAGAAGAAATCAAAGAAGCTTTAAAAGGAGCAGATATGGTTTTTGTTGCCGCTGGAATGGGTGGTGGAACTGGAACTGGTGCGGCACCCATTATTGCTAAAATTGCAAAAGAACAAGGGGCATTAACGGTTGGAATTATTACAACCCCATTTTCCTTTGAAGGTCGTGCTCGAAACAGTTATGCGATTCAAGGAACCGAAGAATTACGAAAACATGTTGATTCATTAATTATTATTTCAAACGACCGCTTATTGGAAGTAATTGGAGGAGTTCCCTTGAAAGATTCCTTTAAAGAAGCTGATAATATTTTACGGCAAGGAGTACAAACAATTACCGATTTAATTGCGGTGCCATCATTAATTAACTTAGACTTTGCTGATATTAAAACTGTAATGAAAAGCAAAGGGAATGCTTTGTTTGGAATTGGAATTGGTTCAGGAAAAGATAAAGCAATTGAAGCGGCCAACAAGGCGATTATTTCACCATTATTAGAAGCTTCAATTCGCGGCGCAAAAGATGCAATTATTAATGTTACTGGTGGAAATACATTAACATTAAATGATGCTAATGATGCTGTTGATATTGTTAAACAAGCAATTGGGGGCGAAGTTAATATTATTTTTGGAACAGCTGTTAATGAACACTTAGATGATGAGATGATTGTTACTGTAATTGCCACAGGGTTTGATGAAGATGAAAATTTTATTAACCCAGATAATAATTATCGTGCTTCAATGGAAGAATTTGAAGAACCAACCGCAAAAGGATCATCACGAACAACCGGAGCGGATGATGACGAAGAAGACCAAGAAGTGGTTCGCAAGCGTCCTAGTTATTTTAATAGTTTACAAGAAAATGCTGGTCGTGAAACAGCAAATGCAAATCGACGAATCAATGCGTGAAAAGAACATGTCAATGAAAATAATCGCTCAGCTGATAATGATAATGATGATGACGATGATGATTTACCACCATTTGTTCGTCGTAGTTGATAA
- a CDS encoding cell division protein SepF — protein sequence MSIFKKKPKSIYDSQPRIDFNDTAVEPIVQTDHKETKLSQPSSVPFQKVTFDAPKPVQNDTSDATSSMMSTGFVADSYHDAPKMADLLLSKGQLVVHLEKLSKEERIRLLDFMTGVMYALDGEVQKLEHKTYQFMIAKDAE from the coding sequence ATGAGCATTTTTAAGAAAAAACCTAAAAGCATTTACGATTCTCAGCCACGGATTGATTTTAATGACACTGCTGTTGAACCAATTGTCCAAACTGATCACAAGGAAACTAAACTATCACAACCATCATCGGTTCCTTTTCAAAAGGTTACTTTTGATGCGCCTAAACCAGTGCAAAATGATACTAGTGACGCCACTAGTTCAATGATGAGCACTGGTTTTGTTGCCGATAGTTATCATGATGCGCCCAAAATGGCGGATTTATTATTAAGTAAAGGACAATTAGTTGTCCATTTGGAAAAGTTATCAAAAGAAGAACGTATTCGCTTGTTAGATTTTATGACTGGAGTAATGTATGCCTTGGATGGTGAGGTTCAGAAGTTAGAACATAAAACTTATCAATTTATGATTGCAAAAGATGCTGAATAA
- the ileS gene encoding isoleucine--tRNA ligase: protein MNYKDTLLTPNTLFEMKANLTEKEPKIQLEWLRTNVVKVRYQHNNDHPAFILHDGPPYANGDLHVGHALNKILKDFIVRYYNQKGCYSPWICGWDTHGLPIETAVVKSGVDRKTTRPVAFRQICRKYALEQIDQQIAQFSRLGLFSDFTNRYVTLDLEYELEQLRLFQTMVEKQLVYRQLKPIYWSPSSESALAEAEIEYEELSAPSIYVTFTVTTGNKLIAAGTKIVIWTTTPWTIPMNQLLAVGGDIIYVEVLVQKVKYLVAKALLAEVQATIGWEKVKVLQEVTGTDLVGIITKHPLYNRDSPVVLGHHVTTEAGTGIVHTASGFGEDDYHIARANNIPIFAPLDDEGKYTKEVEDDTLTGLFYENANKLIGQRLEQNGALLKLKFIKHKHPIDWRTKKPVIYRATAQWFVSIEKLKPTLLTEIKKVQWSPQWAARRMETMIENRQDWCISRQRLWGVPIIAFYDENNVPQFSAELIDYVIKLFQQAKTTDIWFEWTADQLLPPAYQNRQWRKEQDIMDVWFDSGVSNLAVTKTHQLPHPVNVYLEGIDQFRGWFNSSLITSVVATGHAPYQVVLSHGFANDEKGRKMSKSLGNVISPLAITDQYGADILRMWVAAVDYRDDVKIGPDILKQIAEAYRKIRNTLRFLLANLTDFNPATDLHDDLAEVDWYVLHLAREFQQKVSRSYEEFNFNNVYMLINNFVTTTLSKFYLDFTKDILYIEAATNPRRRAVQTTLYYLYRILSDVLKPIIPHTIEESHKFIKYPHQQTSVHLEENFVFDKPISIELIAKWEQVLKLRDDVNKELEYRRERKEIKKSLECQLTIALKPAYAQLATIIDLHQIFIVSEIIFTTTAPNLTEYETSYLAAQEKEGFKCQRCWMIYDHLNAENNDICDRCFNVLLVKNVR, encoded by the coding sequence ATGAACTATAAAGATACCTTATTGACACCAAATACTTTATTTGAAATGAAAGCAAATTTAACTGAGAAAGAACCAAAAATTCAGTTGGAATGATTACGCACGAATGTGGTTAAGGTTCGTTATCAGCATAACAACGACCACCCAGCGTTTATTTTACATGATGGCCCTCCGTATGCTAATGGCGACTTGCATGTTGGTCATGCCTTAAATAAAATTTTAAAAGATTTTATTGTTCGTTATTATAACCAAAAGGGTTGCTACAGTCCCTGAATTTGTGGATGAGATACTCATGGTTTACCAATTGAAACGGCGGTTGTTAAAAGTGGGGTTGATCGTAAAACAACACGTCCAGTAGCATTTCGCCAAATTTGTCGGAAATATGCTTTAGAGCAAATTGACCAACAAATTGCTCAATTTAGTCGGTTGGGATTATTTAGTGATTTCACAAATCGTTATGTAACCTTAGATTTAGAATATGAATTAGAACAATTACGCTTATTTCAAACAATGGTGGAAAAACAGTTAGTTTATCGCCAGTTAAAACCAATTTATTGATCACCATCAAGTGAATCAGCGTTAGCGGAAGCTGAAATTGAATATGAAGAATTATCAGCCCCTTCGATTTATGTTACTTTTACGGTGACAACGGGGAATAAGTTAATTGCTGCGGGTACAAAAATTGTCATTTGAACAACAACACCTTGAACAATTCCGATGAACCAATTATTAGCCGTTGGAGGTGACATCATTTATGTTGAAGTGTTAGTACAAAAGGTCAAATATTTAGTGGCCAAAGCATTATTAGCTGAAGTTCAAGCAACAATTGGTTGAGAAAAAGTTAAAGTTTTACAAGAAGTTACAGGAACAGACTTAGTTGGAATTATTACAAAGCATCCGTTATATAATCGTGATAGTCCTGTTGTTCTTGGTCATCATGTTACAACTGAAGCTGGAACTGGAATTGTCCATACTGCCTCGGGGTTTGGTGAAGATGATTATCACATTGCGCGGGCTAATAATATTCCTATTTTTGCGCCGTTAGATGATGAGGGAAAATATACTAAAGAAGTTGAAGATGATACGTTAACAGGTCTTTTTTATGAAAATGCCAATAAATTAATTGGGCAACGCTTAGAACAAAATGGGGCTTTATTAAAATTAAAATTTATTAAGCATAAACATCCAATTGATTGACGAACAAAAAAACCAGTTATTTATCGGGCAACAGCCCAATGGTTTGTTTCAATTGAAAAACTGAAACCAACATTATTAACGGAAATTAAAAAAGTCCAATGAAGTCCGCAGTGAGCAGCAAGACGAATGGAAACAATGATTGAAAACCGCCAAGATTGATGTATTTCACGTCAGCGCTTATGAGGGGTACCAATTATTGCTTTTTATGATGAAAATAATGTCCCGCAATTTAGTGCGGAATTAATTGATTATGTTATTAAACTCTTTCAACAAGCAAAAACAACCGACATTTGGTTTGAATGAACAGCGGATCAATTGTTACCACCAGCATATCAAAACCGCCAGTGACGAAAAGAACAAGATATTATGGATGTATGGTTTGATAGTGGTGTTAGTAATTTAGCGGTTACAAAAACACACCAGTTACCGCACCCCGTTAATGTTTATTTAGAAGGCATTGATCAATTTCGGGGGTGATTTAATTCTTCGTTAATTACTTCGGTTGTCGCAACTGGCCATGCTCCTTATCAAGTTGTTTTATCGCATGGTTTTGCAAATGACGAAAAGGGTCGTAAGATGAGTAAATCATTAGGAAATGTTATTTCACCGTTAGCAATTACAGATCAATATGGGGCAGATATTTTACGAATGTGAGTGGCAGCGGTTGATTATCGTGATGATGTTAAAATTGGTCCTGATATTTTAAAACAAATTGCTGAAGCATATCGTAAAATTCGCAATACATTACGCTTTTTACTAGCTAATTTAACTGATTTTAATCCAGCAACGGATCTTCATGATGATTTAGCCGAAGTTGATTGATATGTTTTACATTTAGCTCGTGAATTTCAACAAAAAGTTAGTCGTAGTTATGAAGAATTTAACTTTAATAATGTTTATATGTTAATTAATAATTTTGTTACAACAACATTATCGAAGTTTTACTTAGATTTTACAAAAGATATTTTATATATTGAAGCAGCAACAAATCCTCGTCGTCGTGCGGTTCAAACAACATTATATTATTTATATCGCATTTTAAGTGATGTGTTAAAACCAATTATTCCGCATACAATTGAGGAAAGTCATAAATTTATTAAATATCCGCATCAACAAACTTCGGTGCATTTAGAAGAAAACTTTGTTTTTGACAAACCAATTAGTATTGAGTTAATAGCAAAGTGAGAGCAAGTTTTAAAATTACGCGATGATGTCAATAAAGAGTTAGAATATCGTCGTGAGCGCAAGGAAATTAAGAAATCGTTAGAATGTCAATTAACGATTGCATTAAAACCAGCCTATGCTCAGTTAGCAACAATTATTGATTTACATCAAATCTTTATTGTTAGTGAAATTATTTTTACAACAACCGCTCCTAATTTAACAGAATATGAAACAAGTTACTTAGCAGCCCAAGAAAAAGAAGGCTTTAAATGTCAACGTTGTTGAATGATTTATGATCATTTAAATGCTGAAAATAATGATATTTGTGATCGTTGTTTTAATGTGTTATTAGTTAAAAATGTGCGATAA
- the lspA gene encoding signal peptidase II — protein sequence MRERTKQFWNDVHEHFKNRNYNWKFKLQVCLPIFIGLLILDIITKQLAFHLLSHDINAPQVKFLDGFINFQFVINTGIAFGANADNLVGTIIGAVLITALAFTIFLYINSKTAAVGLIMITCGGIGNLIDRMWNHGGVIDFLAWVLFPPYSIFNLADTWVTFGIVVLVLAIIIEIVRFYRERARSNREESIINNG from the coding sequence ATGAGAGAACGAACAAAGCAATTTTGAAATGATGTTCATGAGCATTTTAAAAATCGCAATTATAATTGAAAATTTAAGCTCCAAGTTTGCTTACCAATTTTTATTGGGTTATTAATCTTAGATATTATTACAAAGCAATTAGCTTTTCATTTATTATCCCATGATATTAATGCCCCTCAAGTTAAGTTTCTTGATGGTTTTATTAACTTTCAGTTTGTTATTAATACTGGAATTGCGTTTGGTGCCAATGCCGATAATTTAGTGGGAACAATTATCGGTGCTGTTTTAATTACCGCATTAGCTTTTACTATTTTTCTATATATTAATAGTAAAACAGCCGCGGTTGGTTTAATTATGATTACTTGTGGTGGAATTGGGAACTTGATTGACCGTATGTGAAACCATGGTGGCGTTATTGACTTTTTAGCTTGAGTGCTCTTTCCGCCCTATAGTATTTTTAATTTAGCTGATACTTGAGTAACATTTGGCATTGTTGTTTTAGTGTTAGCAATTATTATTGAAATTGTGCGCTTTTATCGTGAACGTGCGCGTAGTAATCGCGAAGAAAGTATTATTAATAATGGATAA